The Aeromicrobium yanjiei DNA segment GGTGCCCGCCGATCCGCTCGGCGATGTCCCGCGCGACCCGGTCCGCGACCGGGATGTACGGCGGGTTGGGCTCGCCGACTCCTTGCTTGCTCGTCAGCGTGCGTCCGAAGGGTCCCCGCTTGAGGTACGTCGTGATCGAGTTGTCCAGCGACTGCATCACGAGCACCACGATCGACTGCTCGGCCCAGCGCCGCGGCTTGTGCACGCGCAGCGCCCCGCGGAGCCCCAGGACCCGGTAGCCACGGACAACGGCACGCAGGCGGCCACCGGGGCCGGGACGATCGGGCAGCGCCATGTTGATCAGGGCCAGCGCGTTGGACCCGTGACCGTAGCGGACCGGCTCGACGTGCGTGTGCTCGTCGGGGTGGAACGACGACGTGATCGCGACGCCCGGGGTGTAGTCGGCGTCCTTGTCCGCCGAGCGGGCCGACAGGACGGCCTCGGAGTTGGTCCGGCTCAGCTCGCCGATCCGGTCCGAGAGGTGCGGGAGCGAGCGCCGCTTGAGCCGGTGCAGCAGGTTCTGGGTGTTGAGCGCATTGCCGGCGAAGACGACCTGGTCGGCCGTGAAGGTCGCGCGGCGCAGCCGGTTGCCCGTGCGCTGCGTGCGCACCTCGTAGCGCGGTGCCCCGCCCTCGACACGGGGCGCGATCGGCCGCACGTCCGTCACGGTCGTCATGGGGTGGACCTCGGCGCCTGCGCCCTCCGCGAGGTGCAGGTAGTTCTTGACGGTCGTGTTCTTGGCGTTGTGACGGCAGCCCGTCATGCAGGCCCCGCAGTCGATGCAGGTGCGCCGCGCGGGTCCCGCGCCGCCGAAGAACGGGTCCTCGACCTCGACACCCGGCTTGTCGCCGAACAGCACCCCGACGTCGGAGGCGTGGAAGGTGTCCTCCACGCCGTACTCCTTGGCGAGGGTCGACATCAGGTCGTCCGCCACGCTCGTCCCCGGGTACGCCGTGACGCCGAGCATCTTCTTGGCCTGGGCGTAGTGCGGGGCGAGCTCGTCCTTCCAGTCCGTGATGTGCGCCCACTGGCGGTCGCGATAGAAGGGGTCGAGCGGCTCGTAGAGCGTGTTGGCGTACACGAGCGAGCCGCCCCCCACCCCCGTCCCGCTCGCGATGAGGACGTCCTTGAGCAGCGTGAGCCGCATGATGCCGAAGCACCGGGCCCAGGGCGCCCACATGTAGCGGCGCGCGCGCCACGACGTCTCGGGCAGCTCGTCGTCGGCGAAGCGCCGACCCATCTCCAGCACCCCGACGCGGTAGCCCTTCTCGGTCAGTCGCAGGGCCGCGACGCTGCCGCCGAAGCCGGATCCGATCACGATCACGTCGTAGTCACGCTGAGTCATGGGTCACACCCTACGGGCTTGTTGACACTCTGCCAATAGCGGACGACACTGGTGCCGTGCCCGCCCCCCGACTGCGCCTCGCGCCCGCCGAGCGCCGCCAGCAGATCATCGACGCGGCGCGGGTCCTTTACTCCGATCGCGCCTACGACGACGTGTCGACCGCGGAGCTGGCCGAGGCCGCAGGTGTCGCCCGCGGGCTGATCAACCACTACTTCGGCGACAAGCGCGAGCTGTTCCTGGAGGTCATGCGGGGCTCGATCCTCATGCCGACGCAGGCACTGCCCGACTACGACGGCCGCACACTCGAGGAGCGGGCGCGGCTCACGATGGACTGGATCCTCAACGCCGCGACCACGTACGGCCAGGCGTGGGTGGCCGCGAGCGGGGCGGCGAACCTGCATGGCGCCTCCGACGTGCAGGCGGTGGTCGACGAGGCGGACGACCGCGCCGCCCGGCTCGTGCTCGACGCCCTCGGGCTGCCGGACTCCCCCCACCTGCGCGCCCGGCTGCGGCCGATGGCGGCGCTGACCAAGGCCGTCTGCCGCGAGTGGCTGCAGCGCAAGACGTACTCACGCGACGAAGCCCTCGACCTGCTGACCGACAGCGTCCTGCTGTTCGTCCACGACCACGCTCCCACGAAGGAACTTCCATGACCTCGATCGGCATCATCGGATCCGGCTTCGGCGCGATCGCCGTCGCCGTCGAGCTCAAGCGGTCGGGACACACCGACCTGCGCCTGTGGGAGCGCTCGGACGACCTCGGCGGCGTCTGGCGCGACAACACGTACCCAGGTGCCGGCTGCGACGTGCCGTCCCCGCTGTACTCCTACTCGTACGAGCCCAACTCCCAGTGGACGCGGCGCTACGCCCTCCAGGAGGAGATCCACGCGTACATCCGCTCGGTCGCGGACAAGCACGGCATCACCCCGCTGGTGCGCTTCGGCGCCGAGGTGGTCGCGGCCGCGTGGGACGAGGACGCCGCGCGCTGGAGCGTCACGTTCTCGGACGGCACCGTGGAGACCGTCGACCTGCTCGTCAGCGCGGTCGGACAGCTCTCGCGGCCCAGGCTGCCCAGCATCGAGGGAGTCCAGTCGTTCACGGGGACCTCGTTCCACTCCGCCGAGTGGGACCACTCCTTCGACGCGACCGGCAAGCGCGTCGCGGTCGTCGGTGCAGGCGCCAGCGCGGTGCAGTTCGTACCCCACCTGGCCAAGGACGCGGCGCAGCTCGTGATGTTCCAGCGCACCCCGAACTACCTCCTGCCCAAGCCCGACAAGCCCTACACCGCGTGGCACCGCGCCCTGTTCAAGGCGCTGCCGATCAGCCAACGCATCGAGCGCGGCGGCATCTGGACGATCATGGAGCAGTTCGCCCGCGGGCTGGACGAGAAGTCCAAGGTCGGTCGCATCAACAAGGCGATCGCGATGCGTCACCTCAACAAGCAGGTCACCGATCCGGAGCTGCGCGCCAAGCTCACCCCCGACTACCCCATCGGCTGCAAGCGGATCCTGTTCAGCAACGAGTTCTATCCCGCCCTCGCCCAGCCCAACGTCGACGTCGTGACCCACGGCGTCACCCGGGTCACCCCGACCGGAGTCGTCGACGACACGGGCGCGGAGCACGAGGTCGACGCGATCGTCTACGGGACCGGCTTCGACGCCCAGGACTTCCTGGAGTCGATCGACATCACCGGCGTCGGTGGCCAGAAGCTCGCGACACACTGGACCGACGGGGCGCACGCGTACCTCGGCATGTACGTCCCCGGGTTCCCCAACCTGCTCGTCACGTACGGCCCCAACACCAACCTCGGCGGCGGCTCGATCATCTACATGCTCGAGGCCCAGGCGCGCCACATGCGCCAGGTCGTGGACCGCCTGGAGGCCGGCAGCTATCGCTCGGTCGTCGTGACCGAAAAGGCCGAGCGGGACTACGACCGCGAGCTCACCCGCCAGCTCGACAGCTCGGTGTGGAGCTCGTGCGACAACTGGTACCGCCACCCGTCAGGTCGCATCACGTCCAACTGGCCCGGTGCGACCCTCCCGTTCGCCAAGGCGACCAAGCACCTCGAGCCGGAGGCGTTCGAGTGGGCGTGAACGCATACCCGGCCGAGCCGTGGGACCTGCACGGCCACGCGTACATCGGCGTGTGGCTGGTGCCGGTCAAGGACCTGCCCGCCCCCCACTCGTCCGCGACGCGGCCCATCACCGTGCTCGGACGCGGGATCGTCTCGGCAGCGTTCTTCGTCTACGAGCGGCCCAGCCCGCTGACGTACGACGAGATCATGTCGACCGTGCTCGTCCGGCAGGGCTGGCGCCCCCGGGTCTCGATCACCCACATCTGGGTCGACAGCGCGGCGTCCCGCGACGGGGGGCGTGAGCTGTGGGCGATCCCCAAGGAGCTCGCGGACTTCGACGTCGAGCCCCATCACGCGTACGACGCGCACGGCATCGGCACGCTGACCGTGCCGCGGGTGCGCCACTTGCCGTTCCGCCTGCCACTCGGGTTCACCATCGCGCAGGACCGCGCGGGGACCCTGCAGGTCTCCCCCGTGCGCGGCCGCGTCCGGCTCGGCGTCACCCGCGGCCGCTGGTCGTTCGCCGCGGGCGGACCGGTCGGCTTCCTCGCCGGCCGCCGACCGCTGCTCACGCTCGCGGCGCGCCCGTTCCGCCTGATCTTCGGCCGCAGCTGATCGGCACTACGCTCGAGGGATGCGCCGACTTGCGATCCTGACCGCGACCGCCCTCCTGCTCGCCGGCTGCACGTCGGGCGGGGACGACTCGTCGTCCGACGGCGCCCGTGGCGGTGACACCGAGACGAAGGAGTCGGGCAAGCCGTCCGCGACCCGGACGACACCGGTCCCCACCGGACCGGACTGCGCCGACGTCTGGAAGGCCGGGGCGACCCTGCCCCAGGACTACGAGCAGTGCCTGCAGGACGGCGAGCCCGGCCCGCAGGACGAGACGCCGTGCCTCGACGGCTCGACCCTGGTGATCTTCGACGACGCGCTGTACGCCGTGACCGGCGGCAGGATCGTCGAGCCCGAGGCCTCCCCGCTGCAGGACACCGAGGAGTTCGGCGCCGCCTTCAGCGCGTGCACCGGCGAGGAGTGAACCTCACCCGGCCGTCGTGACCGCCGTCGCGCGGCGGATGGGGGTGACGGTCGCCGACCGCTCCCCGGCGCCCACCGCGGGTGTCGCGACCGCGCTGACCTCGCCGTTGACCTCCTGGATGTCCAGGTAGACCGCCATGCAGGCCCTGCACGTCTCGAGGTGGGCGTGGACCTTCTCCTGGTCCCGCCGGGACGCGGTGCGACGGACCACTGCGGCGAAGTGCTCGCGGACGAAGAGACACGCCTGTCCGGCCGAGTCGTCCGTCGAGCTGACGTGCTGCTGCAGATAGGCCTCGCGCAGCCCGGCTCGGGCCCGGTAGACCAGCGCCGAGACGCTGTTGGGCTTCAGGCCGAGGGCATCGGCGAGCTCCTGGGGCTTGCGACCCTCGACGTCCAGCTGCCACAGAACCGTGCGCCAGCGCTCGGGCAGCGACTCGTACGCCGCGCGGACCGCGTTCCTCTCGAAGGAGTCCAGCTCACCGGCGCCGAACGGGACGGCGCTGTCGATGACGGTGTCGTCGTCCGTCGGCACGACGCGCTTGACGGCCTTGGCCCGACGACCGCACTCGTGACGGACCGCGGTGAACAGATAGGCCCGAAAGGCGCTGTCCGGGCCCTTGCCGCGCTGCAGCAGGCCGAAGATCTGCGCGAACGCGTCGGAGACGACGTCGTCGGACTCGTCGCGCTGGCCCAGGTGCCGGGCCAGGCGGCGCGCGCTGTACACGTACCGGTCGTAGAGGGCGGCGTACGCCTCGGTGCTCCCCTGCCGGGTGAGCTCGACGAGCGCACCGTCGTCGAGCTCCTCGAGCGTCATGTCGAGGGCAGACGAACGATCAAGATCGTGTTCAACCATCACAAGTAATTCCCCTGGGAGATGAGGATCCGACGGGGTGGTGTCGTCACCTC contains these protein-coding regions:
- a CDS encoding FAD-dependent oxidoreductase; the protein is MTQRDYDVIVIGSGFGGSVAALRLTEKGYRVGVLEMGRRFADDELPETSWRARRYMWAPWARCFGIMRLTLLKDVLIASGTGVGGGSLVYANTLYEPLDPFYRDRQWAHITDWKDELAPHYAQAKKMLGVTAYPGTSVADDLMSTLAKEYGVEDTFHASDVGVLFGDKPGVEVEDPFFGGAGPARRTCIDCGACMTGCRHNAKNTTVKNYLHLAEGAGAEVHPMTTVTDVRPIAPRVEGGAPRYEVRTQRTGNRLRRATFTADQVVFAGNALNTQNLLHRLKRRSLPHLSDRIGELSRTNSEAVLSARSADKDADYTPGVAITSSFHPDEHTHVEPVRYGHGSNALALINMALPDRPGPGGRLRAVVRGYRVLGLRGALRVHKPRRWAEQSIVVLVMQSLDNSITTYLKRGPFGRTLTSKQGVGEPNPPYIPVADRVARDIAERIGGHPGSSIGELAGVPLTAHFLGGCVIGESRETGVVDPYQRVFGHEGLHISDGSAITANLGVNPSLTITAQSERAMSLWPNKGEADPRPPLGQPYERVAPVAPVRPAVPEGAPAALLLPVPVVPPR
- a CDS encoding TetR/AcrR family transcriptional regulator; protein product: MPAPRLRLAPAERRQQIIDAARVLYSDRAYDDVSTAELAEAAGVARGLINHYFGDKRELFLEVMRGSILMPTQALPDYDGRTLEERARLTMDWILNAATTYGQAWVAASGAANLHGASDVQAVVDEADDRAARLVLDALGLPDSPHLRARLRPMAALTKAVCREWLQRKTYSRDEALDLLTDSVLLFVHDHAPTKELP
- a CDS encoding flavin-containing monooxygenase; this encodes MTSIGIIGSGFGAIAVAVELKRSGHTDLRLWERSDDLGGVWRDNTYPGAGCDVPSPLYSYSYEPNSQWTRRYALQEEIHAYIRSVADKHGITPLVRFGAEVVAAAWDEDAARWSVTFSDGTVETVDLLVSAVGQLSRPRLPSIEGVQSFTGTSFHSAEWDHSFDATGKRVAVVGAGASAVQFVPHLAKDAAQLVMFQRTPNYLLPKPDKPYTAWHRALFKALPISQRIERGGIWTIMEQFARGLDEKSKVGRINKAIAMRHLNKQVTDPELRAKLTPDYPIGCKRILFSNEFYPALAQPNVDVVTHGVTRVTPTGVVDDTGAEHEVDAIVYGTGFDAQDFLESIDITGVGGQKLATHWTDGAHAYLGMYVPGFPNLLVTYGPNTNLGGGSIIYMLEAQARHMRQVVDRLEAGSYRSVVVTEKAERDYDRELTRQLDSSVWSSCDNWYRHPSGRITSNWPGATLPFAKATKHLEPEAFEWA
- a CDS encoding acetoacetate decarboxylase family protein, whose translation is MNAYPAEPWDLHGHAYIGVWLVPVKDLPAPHSSATRPITVLGRGIVSAAFFVYERPSPLTYDEIMSTVLVRQGWRPRVSITHIWVDSAASRDGGRELWAIPKELADFDVEPHHAYDAHGIGTLTVPRVRHLPFRLPLGFTIAQDRAGTLQVSPVRGRVRLGVTRGRWSFAAGGPVGFLAGRRPLLTLAARPFRLIFGRS
- a CDS encoding sigma-70 family RNA polymerase sigma factor encodes the protein MTLEELDDGALVELTRQGSTEAYAALYDRYVYSARRLARHLGQRDESDDVVSDAFAQIFGLLQRGKGPDSAFRAYLFTAVRHECGRRAKAVKRVVPTDDDTVIDSAVPFGAGELDSFERNAVRAAYESLPERWRTVLWQLDVEGRKPQELADALGLKPNSVSALVYRARAGLREAYLQQHVSSTDDSAGQACLFVREHFAAVVRRTASRRDQEKVHAHLETCRACMAVYLDIQEVNGEVSAVATPAVGAGERSATVTPIRRATAVTTAG